GTCCATTTTGGCTTCCTCGGCATGTGGTAGCAGGTATTTGAACTGCGTAACGGTAATCAGAATCAGCAACCCGGAAATGCTCACAGCGGCTACCGTGGGGGACAATCCGGCTTTGATCAGAAACCCTAAGCCAATGGAGCCAAGAAGCCCGCCTACGCTGAACATTCCGTGAAATGACGACATAATGTGGCTGCCATGACGCTCCTGGACCAGTACGGCCTGTGCATTCATGGCGACATCAACAGATCCAATTCCTGCTCCAAATATGAATAGCGCAACTGCCAGCAGATAGGAAGTAGGGGCCATTAAAAGCAACGGAAGTACGAATGCAATGATCAGCGCGGAAATAAGCGCCATACGACGGCTGCCAAATTTATTGATCAATAGTCCGGTGACCGGCATGGTAAAAATGGCGCCTGCACCTAATGAAAGCAATACAATGCCGAGATCGGCATCATTGAGTCCCAGTTTTATTTTGGCAAAAGGAACCATAGGCGCCCAGCTTGAGAGCCCGATCCCGCAGACCAGAAAAATAAGTAAAGTAGCCCTGCGTGCGGCGCTTATTTTGAGTTTCTCTTCCATGCATTCAAATAAATTGAGATCATTAGATTTGCAAATAAATGCAAATTTGCATAAAATTGCAAAAAAGAAATTGGAATGGTAAAGGAAAAACGATTCGCCTATATACTGGAAAGGCTTCGGGATTCAAATGAAGTCGGATTTGCGCAACTGAGCAGCGAACTGGAAGTGTCGGAGGATACGGTAAGAAGGGACATTGACGCATTGAATAACAGCGGTTTGCTGTTGAAAATCAGGGGAGGGGCCATTCCTCGGTCACATAATCCGCTCAGTTTCAAAGAGCGGATCGGATACCTGAAGGACGACAAGGAGGTGATTGCTTTGAAAGCGCAATCCCTGGTGAAGAATGGACAGACTGTTTTTCTGGACGGTGGG
The genomic region above belongs to Dyadobacter pollutisoli and contains:
- a CDS encoding MFS transporter → MEEKLKISAARRATLLIFLVCGIGLSSWAPMVPFAKIKLGLNDADLGIVLLSLGAGAIFTMPVTGLLINKFGSRRMALISALIIAFVLPLLLMAPTSYLLAVALFIFGAGIGSVDVAMNAQAVLVQERHGSHIMSSFHGMFSVGGLLGSIGLGFLIKAGLSPTVAAVSISGLLILITVTQFKYLLPHAEEAKMDSTNFVLPKGAVLVLGLMCFILFLAEGSLLDWSAVFLQFSRGFDPSLSGVGYAAFSVAMAMMRLTGDGLIHRLGSAKVVFYGTLLAGSGFLIAVLTPWAAVAIVGFVLVGLGAANVVPVFFTAAGSIPNVPPSIAISAVTILGYSGQLAGPALIGIIAEFTSLSLALGLVGVMLFVVAVTYRHRE